One part of the Anopheles coustani chromosome 2, idAnoCousDA_361_x.2, whole genome shotgun sequence genome encodes these proteins:
- the LOC131267056 gene encoding uncharacterized protein LOC131267056 encodes MDIESDGSERWEDFFGSSTDIGLGFLDTLANNFNEEARQLVESSSNHVSTSLSPPVITSPPAVPSNVLDASHPENATPVRSNKSGVGVGDGSREDTPVTSTLTQQPSASSAVTTSHPTDVQIPVRPVRKRSDRFLSLVSPNVRRMVCHTTDTNGSSPTGTHPPAGVGTCVSSNVQSGVPVTISSPTSSRKTKQPGASLALTPLGTQKKLPLSNAITKLSKQLINDQAHENGPESVSRHRSVGRSSRERLVGSRSTSETATNCATEDLSRKCSEENEAIDRVHSSREAIHNVSTFQRKIHLLMVGLEETEAGEGQWTTKVAPGSSGSTSEEKYPSQVSLNVTQPNSEGEESVEDPRGVEVTLRSGHAAMNHDALVENAFVKNCIDSSDHRKTVVEAINPHPNLGVATTKLSPANPERSPVTKAGSFLDNATHSTSTSTPSLDTANSSGSVYSSKMSLVPPSTPVLSSRPLSSSSICSFSSSSSSSGSEHLLMGGKSAPPSYQASVESLADPSESEQTVLGAFVADAGTIGVGMTMCERSVREIIDSESSYVKDLGQVIRGYLEDWKERACLKPDQLNVLFSNIQQIYDFNFKLLNRLREARGDPVAICDCFIDLHVEFSCYTKYCTSYPEAISLLTTLLQATHTNALLVSTQKMLKHTLPLGSYLLKPVQRILKYHLLLENLRKHCSDQQVALAHELMKKVAQNIDQMKKKLDQQRKVKELAGILDGWLGPDLSVLGDLLREGLLTEHGKPRIVLLFQSMLIIAKPKEDKRLQFRAYIPCKNLMLVEHLPGEPASFNVIPFDDPKGVLKLTARSREEKRQWTQQIKQAMLQHYADIPPRAMELVLQLGDEDQRFTDKPYWKRPTNNSPVPEYLERRQQFRRSEMRMKSKRSLMKKDAPTPTFRSYSSDLEPSVASEPTDTSTELLPHSCANPEECKCNTVKKQLQEEVKNRADTLAQRKQTPVLARSRSVVQEEEQERLKKSLYERRKLSAPLKKQLNVREESLEGINTYNSTMIPKRITDMRKRRPKTLTGSSTFYTDLNVEQGTEAEVDVSGEHCSSTEHPSIVEPLDDTSVDNVSLEASVCSSVTEGSQESEAVAPVENGRVSSGKHLKDADIITKLIMEKDQFNKILSKPLTKKKSFDSSSCVRPVMNPPEPPSTEPPCDEEPCVTATICVEARERSVSGGADDEEPIYESLLRNVHVPYKYAPSSVGRHSLPCVEKPKFNNCQMQVGPPPPPLSALPRKTRPESDYVTLAYSELGLLERIGGENDGGTVVRRLGSPQISSAHAKTPQLLRNSDTNISYHRENSTPTVGTRDVGKEPTNLRPTSPAHEDDASVMGPDESFANGSSKQAFLERQGSLNMKTTAAQKSILQRFISLHASAISSRMLGSEGNLLHGDAQPLQRKLSDPNGGYGAAGCGGGGGGSVGHIYKLGSMDLGSRIAQLDYADPKTLFAQPSSASSCSMQSMGSNGNNNVLINQESMKSHVYHPVSHDQRDSVLASSSSSDSFCEEMKPSLAGMDDENSFYERTVEECLEHDFRDSAVYSGDDNDRRADRCNTGGEEVDQRNVYETVASARVTGRNRFSGPPPPIPTKPAHLNRLKRFSAVGPAVASPKPSANNRGWVLQQVKRFQ; translated from the exons ATGGATATCGAATCCGACGGCTCGGAGCGCTGGGAAGATTTTTTCG GAAGCAGCACCGATATTGGATTGGGGTTTCTGGACACTTTGGCGAACAATTTCAATGAAGAAGCGAGGCAACTAGTCGAATCGTCCAGCAACCATGTGTCCACGTCCTTATCGCCGCCAGTGATCACCTCGCCCCCCGCCGTTCCAAGCAACGTGCTTGATGCTTCACATCCCGAAAATGCTACACCCGTCCGAAGCAACAAGTCAGGTGTCGGCGTTGGCGATGGTTCGCGTGAAGACACTCCCGTCACTTCCACGCTGACACAACAGCCTAGTGCAAGCAGTGCGGTCACCACATCACACCCCACCGACGTGCAAATCCCCGTAAGGCCAGTTCGGAAACGTTCGGATCGATTCCTTAGTCTCGTTTCACCCAACGTGAGGCGTATGGTGTGCCACACGACCGACACCAATGGCTCCAGTCCCACCGGTACCCATCCTCCGGCCGGTGTCGGTACGTGTGTGAGTTCCAATGTGCAATCCGGTGTGCCGGTGACAATCTCCAGCCCCACAAgtagtagaaaaacaaaacaaccgggAGCATCACTTGCGCTGACCCCGCTAGGGACTCAGAAGAAACTTCCCCTCTCCAATGCCATCACTAAACTGTCAAAGCAGCTGATCAACGATCAGGCGCATGAGAACGGCCCGGAAAGTGTCTCACGTCATCGATCAGTGGGGCGAAGCTCACGCGAACGGCTTGTTGGGAGTAGGTCCACCAGTGAAACGGCCACGAATTGTGCAACAGAGGATCTGTCTAGGAAATGCTCCGAAGAGAACGAAGCCATAGATCGAGTGCATTCGAGCAGAGAAGCAATACATAATGTGTCCACTTTTCAGAGGAAAATCCATCTGCTCATGGTGGGCCTAGAGGAGACTGAGGCCGGTGAAGGGCAATGGACTACCAAGGTAGCCCCTGGATCATCAGGATCCACCAGCGAAGAGAAGTATCCTAGTCAAGTATCGCTGAATGTGACTCAACCAAATTCGGAGGGTGAAGAGAGCGTAGAAGATCCCCGGGGTGTTGAAGTGACACTGCGAAGTGGGCACGCAGCAATGAATCACGACGCACTGGTGGAGAATGCGTTCGTGAAAAATTGTATTGATTCATCCGACCATCGCAAGACGGTCGTCGAAGCAATCAATCCACACCCGAACCTCGGAGTCGCGACGACGAAACTGTCCCCAGCGAATCCAGAACGTAGCCCAGTCACGAAAGCGGGCTCATTTCTGGACAATGCAACCCATTCGACGTCAACCTCAACGCCAAGCCTGGACACGGCCAATAGCAGCGGGTCGGTTTACTCCAGCAAAATGTCCTTGGTCCCGCCCAGCACACCGGTACTAAGCTCGCGGCCGCTATCTTCCTCCTCCATCTGCTCGTTCTCGTCCAGTTCAAGCTCTTCCGGCTCGGAGCATCTCCTGATGGGAGGGAAAAGCGCCCCACCGTCGTATCAGGCCAGTGTCGAAAGTTTGGCCGACCCGAGCGAATCTGAACAGACTGTATTAGGCGCTTTTGTGGCGGATGCCGGGACTATCGGTGTTGGAATGACCATGTGCGAGCGGTCTGTGCGTGAGATTATTGACTCTGAGAGCAGCTACGTCAAGGATCTTGGCCAGGTCATCAGAGG CTATCTGGAGGATTGGAAGGAACGGGCTTGCCTCAAGCCAGACCAACTGAACGTGCTGTTCAGCAACATTCAGCAGATTTATGATTTCAACTTCAAGCTTCTTAATCGGTTACGTGAAGCTCGAGGCGATCCGGTCGCAATATGCGATTGTTTCATCGATCTTCACGTAGAGTTTAGCTGCTACACCAAGTATTG CACCAGCTATCCGGAAGCAATTTCACTACTGACAACGCTACTTCAGGCAACGCACACAAACGCACTGCTAGTGTCGACGCAGAAAATGCTCAAGCACACGCTGCCGCTCGGTTCGTACCTGCTCAAACCCGTGCAGCGAATTTTAAAGTACCACTTGCTGCTGGAA AATCTACGGAAGCACTGCAGCGACCAACAGGTAGCCTTGGCACACGAATTGATGAAAAAGGTAGCCCAAAACATCGaccaaatgaagaaaaagctAGACCAGCAGCGGAAGGTGAAGGAACTGGCCGGCATCCTCGACGGTTGGCTCGGGCCGGATCTGTCCGTGTTGGGCGATTTGCTGCGCGAAGGTCTCCTCACGGAGCACGGCAAGCCCCGGATCGTACTGCTCTTCCAGTCGATGCTCATCATAGCAAAGCCAAAGGAAGATAAAAGGCTTCAATTTCGCGCGTATATTCCG TGCAAAAACCTCATGCTGGTAGAACATCTGCCGGGTGAGCCGGCCAGCTTTAACGTGATTCCATTCGACGATCCGAAGGGTGTGCTGAAGCTAACCGCTCGCAGCCGGGAAGAGAAGCGCCAGTGGACGCAGCAAATCAAGCAGGCCATGCTACAGCATTATGCCGATATTCCACCACGTGCCATGGAGCTGGTTCTGCAGTTGGGCGATGAAGATC AACGATTCACGGACAAGCCGTACTGGAAGCGTCCGACCAATAATTCTCCCGTGCCGGAGTACCTCGAACGGCGACAGCAGTTCCGACGCAGCGAAATGCGAATGAAATCGAAGAGAAGTCTGATGAAAAAAGATGCCCCAACACCCACGTTTCGGTCCTACTCGAGTGATCTGGAGCCTTCGGTTGCATCGGAACCGACCGACACGTCCACGGAACTCCTTCCTCATAGTTGCGCCAACCCGGAGGAATGTAAATGTAATACGGTGAAGAAACAACTGCAAGAGGAGGTTAAAAATCGGGCCGATACCCTAGCGCAACGCAAGCAGACACCTGTTCTCGCACGCAGCCGATCGGTGGTGCAAGAAGAGGAGCAGGAGCGGTTGAAGAAGTCACTGTATGAGCGCAGAAAACTGTCTGCCCCGTTGAAAAAGCAGCTCAACGTGAGGGAGGAGAGTTTGGAAGGAATCAACACGTACAACAGCACGATGATTCCCAAGCGCATCACCGACATGCGCAAGCGCCGACCGAAAACGCTAACCGGAAGTTCCACGTTCTACACCGACCTGAATGTGGAACAAGGGACCGAAGCCGAGGTGGACGTAAGCGGTGAGCATTGCTCCTCGACGGAACATCCATCGATTGTTGAGCCGCTGGATGACACGAGCGTGGATAACGTTTCACTGGAAGCGTCCGTATGCTCGTCAGTCACGGAAGGTTCACAGGAATCGGAAGCAGTAGCGCCGGTGGAGAACGGCAGGGTCTCGAGTGGCAAGCACCTGAAAGATGCAGATATCATTACCAAGCTTATAATGGAGAAGGATCAGTTTAACAAGATTTTGAGCAAACCCTTAACGAAGAaaaaatctttcgattcatcCAGCTGTGTGCGGCCAGTTATGAATCCACCGGAACCTCCCAGCACGGAGCCGCCGTGTGACGAGGAACCGTGTGTAACGGCGACCATATGCGTCGAGGCTCGGGAACGATCCGTTTCTGGTGGGGCGGACGATGAGGAACCGATCTACGAGTCCCTACTTCGCAACGTGCACGTCCCATACAAGTATGCGCCATCTTCCGTCGGACGTCATTCGTTGCCATGTGTCGAAAAGCCTAAATTCAACAACTGCCAGATGCAGGTGGGGCCTCCTCCACCTCCGCTTTCTGCCTTACCCAGAAAAACTCGCCCCGAGTCGGATTACGTCACATTGGCCTACTCCGAGTTAGGGCTGCTCGAGCGAATCGGAGGTGAGAATGATGGAGGAACTGTCGTCCGTCGCCTCGGCTCACCTCAAATATCTTCAGCCCATGCCAAAACACCGCAGCTACTGCGCAACAGCGACACGAACATAAGCTACCATCGCGAAAACAGTACCCCCACGGTCGGAACCCGGGATGTGGGAAAGGAACCGACGAACCTGCGTCCAACATCGCCAGCTCACGAAGACGATGCGTCGGTGATGGGGCCCGATGAATCGTTCGCCAAcggttcttccaagcaagcCTTCCTCGAACGGCAAGGAAGCTTGAACATGAAGACAACGGCGGCCCAGAAAAGCATTTTGCAACGTTTCATCTCCCTGCACGCCTCCGCCATATCGTCGCGGATGCTTGGCAGTGAAGGCAACCTTCTTCATGGCGATGCTCAACCGCTGCAGCGGAAACTATCCGACCCTAATGGAGGCTACGGAGCAGCGGGgtgtggcggtggtggtggtggatcgGTCGGGCACATCTACAAACTGGGCAGTATGGATTTGGGCTCTCGTATCGCTCAGCTGGACTATGCCGACCCAAAGACCCTGTTCGCCCAACCTTCGTCTGCGTCTTCCTGCTCGATGCAATCAATGGGTTCGAATGGGAACAATAATGTGCTCATCAACCAGGAGTCGATGAAGTCACACGTCTACCATCCGGTGTCACACGACCAGCGGGACTCGGTGCTGGCGTCGAGTTCCTCTAGTGATAGTTTCTGCGAGGAGATGAAACCTTCCCTGGCGGGGATGGACGATGAGAATAGCTTCTACGAGCGTACGGTGGAGGAGTGTCTCGAGCACGATTTCCGTGACTCCGCCGTATACAGTGGGGACGATAATGACCGCCGTGCGGATCGATGTAACACGGGCGGTGAAGAGGTGGATCAGCGGAATGTTTACGAGACGGTCGCATCAGCACGTGTCACTGGAAGGAATCGATTCTccgggccaccaccaccgatccCGACGAAACCGGCACACCTGAATCGATTGAAACGCTTCAGCGCCGTGGGCCCTGCCGTCGCTTCTCCCAAACCGTCAGCAAATAACCGTGGTTGGGTGTTGCAGCAAGTGAAACGTTTCCAGTGA